One Miscanthus floridulus cultivar M001 chromosome 11, ASM1932011v1, whole genome shotgun sequence DNA window includes the following coding sequences:
- the LOC136491821 gene encoding uncharacterized protein — protein METGFLMGDSPEEHEDLLEEFVIAAEAIVDITSAQDVVNKMPDQSIRFPEGIAKDVIVRIHDHYAPTDFMVLDLGEEEDNTPIILGRSFLNATNVIIYVGSGQVYFQFPREKNEWEEDEEPAKDELTPPKMNPQTKQSMEGKVWEGFIILDDPPVHVIGHSMRTSTVSMALDLLFELCVFLLELESCFLELLVPSLQLLYPQARWGPFIPLDLVTEVVRWGSLSLVDAFDVSLGDTIHETFTRRVMAPPAKVRVARRP, from the exons atggagactggtttcctaATGGGCGACagccccgaggagcatgaggatttgCTTGAGGAATTTGTCATCGcggcggaggccattgtggacatcacatctgctcaagatgtggtgaacaag atgccagaccaatcaatccgatttcCAGAAGGAATAGCGAAAGATGTCATAGTgagaatacatgatcactatgcccctaccgacttcatggttctggacctgggagaagaagaagacaatacacccatcatccttggaagatcgTTCCTCAATGCAACCAACGTGATCATCTACGTTGGATCTGGACAAGTctacttccaattccctagagaaaag aatgaatgggaggaagatgaggaacctGCGAAAGATGAACTTACTCCACCTAAGATGAATCCACAAACCAAGCAAAGTATGGAAGGAAAAG tgtgggagggcttcatcatcctcgatgatcctccagttcatgtCATAGGCCACAGCATGCGCACatccaccgtctccatggcgctcgatctcttgtTCGAGCTTTGTGTGTTCCTGcttgagctggagtcatgcttcctcgagctcttggtgccaagccttcagctgctctacccacaggcgaggtggggccccttcatccccctcgacctcgttaCCGAGGTcgttcgttggggtagcctctccctcgtggatgcttttgatgtatccCTCGGCGATACCAtccatgaaacattcacgagaagggtgatggctccccctgctaaaGTCAGAGTTGCAAGGCGACCCTGA